In Blautia sp. SC05B48, a single genomic region encodes these proteins:
- a CDS encoding anthrax toxin lethal factor-related metalloendopeptidase — MKRTDIRKIFTGRKKALAGCLAAVIVLAGGFNVWQSSQVPEFPDFTDPVMETTITEDDTPLASKPKVTTKTTSNTKTTRKKVKLKKAATKTYTKKLPTTNKKSTTTKKTNRNTTVKTLKTVKTATTQKYTKKSKTAVQTRKVTTTIQTTTTVRAAAGTAGKVNAASTKEVENISMDSKYSVSNIASIAPKMDSRVLNAYKKLGFTVTVDPSVNYGGCFNAHSRSIILRFENETVYHELGHFLAFVAGNVDRTSAFAAVYNSEKSKFTGINRSYATQNSSEYFAESVLEYVTSPSTLKRQRPKTYAAIVEALNKITDERVQRVMDIYGPFWS, encoded by the coding sequence ATGAAAAGAACAGATATTCGTAAAATTTTTACAGGCAGGAAAAAAGCTTTGGCAGGATGTCTCGCAGCTGTTATTGTACTGGCAGGTGGCTTTAATGTCTGGCAGTCGTCACAGGTTCCGGAGTTTCCGGATTTTACAGATCCGGTAATGGAAACTACCATCACAGAGGATGACACTCCACTTGCTTCAAAACCGAAGGTGACTACCAAAACGACTTCAAATACCAAGACAACCAGAAAAAAAGTTAAGCTTAAAAAAGCGGCAACCAAGACTTATACCAAGAAGCTTCCGACTACCAATAAGAAGAGTACGACCACAAAGAAAACAAACAGAAATACAACCGTAAAAACATTAAAGACAGTTAAGACTGCAACAACACAGAAATACACAAAGAAATCAAAAACAGCCGTTCAGACACGGAAAGTGACTACAACCATTCAGACGACCACAACAGTCAGGGCAGCTGCAGGTACTGCCGGCAAAGTGAATGCAGCTTCCACAAAAGAAGTAGAAAACATCAGCATGGACAGCAAATATTCAGTAAGCAATATTGCTTCCATTGCACCGAAGATGGACAGCAGGGTGCTCAATGCCTACAAGAAGCTTGGATTTACTGTAACGGTTGATCCGTCTGTTAACTACGGAGGCTGCTTTAACGCACATTCAAGAAGCATCATCCTTCGTTTTGAAAATGAGACAGTCTACCATGAACTGGGACATTTCCTTGCTTTTGTTGCGGGAAACGTAGACAGAACAAGTGCTTTTGCTGCAGTTTATAACAGCGAAAAATCCAAATTTACAGGTATCAACAGAAGCTATGCAACGCAGAACAGTTCAGAATATTTTGCAGAATCAGTGCTTGAGTATGTAACAAGCCCGTCAACACTTAAGAGACAGAGACCAAAGACGTATGCAGCGATCGTGGAGGCTCTGAATAAAATTACCGATGAACGTGTCCAGAGAGTCATGGATATATACGGACCGTTCTGGAGCTAA
- a CDS encoding transglutaminase-like domain-containing protein, whose translation MSKFLPVRLFFVWLLFGILLAGCGNSPSSDEEPPVYSPARVLTPEAPGKKTLGSSPLILDISNQDQGYLTAESDSDDSRMNIQLTAPSGVVYSYFLEPDEQAVLPFSEGSGEYLITCYQQVDGNQYAALYTETLTVKLQNEFLPFLYPNQYVDFSSKSEACKLAASLVKEDMTDIDILKTFYTYVTSHISYDYDKADSVEAGYLPDVDDTLNTGTGICFDYAALTTAMLRSQDIPCKLQIGYSGDVKHAWIDVYIRGRGWVTKAVSFDGDTWKLMDPTFDANSDGDEAIQEYIGDESNYTVQFTR comes from the coding sequence ATGTCAAAATTTTTACCAGTCCGTCTCTTTTTTGTATGGCTGCTTTTCGGAATCCTGCTGGCAGGCTGCGGAAATTCTCCTTCCTCCGATGAAGAACCTCCGGTATATTCTCCGGCCAGAGTCCTCACCCCGGAGGCCCCCGGCAAAAAAACACTGGGCAGCTCCCCTCTGATCCTGGATATTTCCAATCAGGATCAGGGATATCTGACTGCAGAATCCGATTCCGATGATTCCCGCATGAACATTCAGCTTACCGCTCCCTCCGGTGTGGTCTATTCCTATTTTCTGGAACCAGATGAACAGGCGGTACTTCCTTTTTCCGAAGGCTCCGGTGAGTATCTCATCACCTGCTATCAGCAGGTAGATGGAAACCAGTATGCCGCCCTTTACACGGAAACGCTCACAGTAAAGCTTCAGAATGAATTTCTTCCGTTTCTGTATCCAAACCAGTACGTGGACTTTTCTTCCAAAAGTGAAGCCTGCAAACTGGCAGCCTCTCTTGTCAAAGAGGACATGACCGACATCGACATCCTGAAAACCTTCTATACATACGTTACCAGTCATATTTCCTACGATTATGACAAAGCCGATTCTGTCGAAGCCGGTTATCTTCCTGATGTAGATGATACTTTAAACACCGGCACAGGGATCTGTTTCGATTACGCTGCACTGACTACTGCAATGCTCCGCAGTCAGGACATTCCCTGCAAGCTTCAGATCGGCTATTCCGGTGATGTGAAGCATGCATGGATCGATGTTTATATCCGTGGCAGAGGCTGGGTGACAAAGGCAGTATCTTTTGACGGAGACACCTGGAAGCTGATGGATCCCACCTTTGACGCCAACAGTGATGGTGATGAAGCGATCCAGGAATATATCGGTGATGAAAGCAATTATACGGTACAGTTCACGCGCTGA
- the rpmE gene encoding 50S ribosomal protein L31 encodes MREGIHPNYYQATVTCNCGNTFVTGSTKEDIHVEICSKCHPFYTGQQKASQARGRIDKFNKKYGLSK; translated from the coding sequence ATGAGAGAAGGAATCCATCCGAACTACTATCAGGCAACTGTAACCTGCAACTGCGGAAATACTTTCGTAACAGGTTCTACTAAAGAGGACATCCATGTTGAGATCTGTTCCAAATGCCATCCGTTCTACACAGGACAGCAGAAGGCTTCACAGGCTCGTGGACGTATCGATAAGTTCAACAAGAAATACGGCCTGAGTAAGTAA
- the rho gene encoding transcription termination factor Rho, with protein MREKYESLSLAVLKDLAKARGMKGISTLRKPALIERMLEEDAKESDRGNSEEVHKSTPAENTAKEKSYDSEKTEYRTRPAGEGLQEQRKEYRSDKNEQEHRNTNIRREYNREYNREYNRESVRENGNVPSESTQLDSGEKANGILEVLPDGYGFIRCENYMPGENDIYVSPSQIRRFNLKTGDIIQGNIRIKTQGEKFSALLYVSSINGFHPSEGQRRYNFEDMTPIFPNERLVMERAGGTTAMRIVDLISPIGKGQRGMIVSPPKAGKTTLLKDVAKSILRNNRDMHLIILLIDERPEEVTDIREAIQGPNVEVIYSTFDELPEHHKRVSEMVVERARRLVEHKQDVIILLDSITRLARAYNLIIPPSGRTLSGGLDPAALHMPKRFFGAARNMREGGSLTILATALVDTGSKMDDVIYEEFKGTGNMELVLDRKLQEKRVFPAIDIQKSGTRREDLLLSKDEQEAVYIMRKALNGMKADEAVEQILNTFARTRNNAELVQTVKKQKFL; from the coding sequence ATGAGAGAAAAGTATGAATCATTGTCTCTGGCGGTGCTGAAGGATCTGGCAAAGGCGAGAGGGATGAAGGGGATTTCTACTCTGAGAAAACCGGCACTGATCGAGCGGATGCTGGAGGAGGACGCCAAAGAGTCCGACAGAGGAAATTCTGAAGAAGTACACAAAAGTACACCGGCAGAAAATACTGCAAAAGAAAAAAGCTATGATTCGGAAAAAACAGAATATCGTACCCGTCCGGCAGGGGAAGGTCTTCAGGAGCAGCGGAAGGAATATCGTAGTGATAAGAATGAGCAGGAACACAGAAACACAAATATCCGCAGAGAGTACAATCGTGAATATAACCGTGAATATAACCGGGAATCTGTAAGGGAGAACGGGAATGTCCCGTCAGAATCTACCCAGCTGGACAGTGGTGAAAAGGCTAACGGGATCCTTGAGGTTCTTCCGGATGGATATGGCTTTATCCGATGCGAGAATTATATGCCGGGTGAGAATGACATTTATGTGTCTCCTTCCCAGATCCGACGTTTTAATTTAAAGACCGGTGATATCATCCAGGGAAATATCCGCATTAAGACTCAGGGAGAGAAGTTCAGCGCCCTTCTTTACGTATCTTCCATTAACGGTTTCCATCCGAGTGAGGGACAGAGACGATATAATTTTGAAGATATGACACCAATCTTTCCGAATGAGAGACTTGTCATGGAACGTGCAGGCGGCACAACGGCCATGCGTATCGTGGATCTGATCAGTCCTATCGGAAAGGGCCAGCGAGGAATGATCGTATCTCCGCCAAAGGCAGGTAAGACAACCCTTCTGAAAGATGTTGCCAAATCTATCCTCAGGAATAACAGAGATATGCATCTGATCATTCTTCTGATCGATGAGCGCCCTGAGGAGGTTACCGATATCAGAGAGGCGATTCAGGGACCGAATGTGGAAGTGATCTATTCTACCTTTGATGAGCTTCCGGAACATCATAAGAGAGTTTCCGAGATGGTTGTGGAGCGTGCGCGCCGTCTTGTAGAGCATAAACAGGATGTGATCATTCTTCTGGATTCGATCACACGGCTTGCCAGAGCCTATAATCTGATCATCCCGCCAAGCGGAAGAACCTTATCCGGTGGTCTTGACCCGGCGGCTCTCCATATGCCCAAGAGATTTTTTGGCGCAGCCCGTAATATGCGCGAGGGCGGAAGCCTGACGATTCTGGCAACCGCACTTGTGGATACCGGAAGCAAGATGGATGATGTTATTTATGAAGAGTTCAAGGGAACCGGTAATATGGAGCTTGTCCTGGATCGTAAATTACAGGAGAAACGGGTATTCCCGGCCATTGACATCCAGAAATCCGGAACCAGAAGAGAGGATCTGCTTCTCAGCAAGGATGAACAGGAAGCGGTTTATATTATGCGGAAAGCTCTCAACGGAATGAAAGCGGATGAGGCAGTAGAACAGATCCTGAATACCTTTGCCAGAACCAGGAACAATGCAGAACTGGTACAGACTGTAAAGAAACAGAAATTTTTATAA
- a CDS encoding DUF1385 domain-containing protein produces the protein MRSSNIGGQAVMEGIMMRHKDKYSIAVRRPDQEIELKVEDYKCIFGNHAFLKKPIIRGVVSFVDSLVVGTKCLMYSAEIAGDEEDEETARKNEQLTEAERSAKKAKEDKQFKWLLYITVAVSMVVSVAAFMFLPYVLASLIRGAGASEFLVTVVEAFVKLALFMGYMFLISRMKDIQRTFMYHGAEHKCINCVEHGLPLTVENVLKSSRLHKRCGTSFLFLVMLVSIVLHFVFVAVPFYWVRLLGRLLMVPVVAGISFEIIQWAGRTDSKFADIMSKPGLAMQKFTTKEPTADMAEVAIKAVEAVFDWRAYLKEEFDLDIPYETEETENADS, from the coding sequence ATGAGATCATCGAATATTGGCGGACAGGCGGTCATGGAAGGCATCATGATGCGTCACAAGGACAAATATTCTATTGCAGTGCGCCGCCCGGATCAGGAGATCGAGCTGAAGGTAGAGGATTATAAATGTATCTTTGGAAATCATGCATTTCTGAAGAAACCGATCATCCGCGGTGTGGTAAGCTTTGTGGATTCTCTTGTGGTAGGTACGAAATGCCTGATGTATTCTGCGGAGATCGCAGGAGACGAGGAAGATGAAGAAACAGCCAGGAAGAACGAGCAGCTTACAGAAGCAGAGCGTTCTGCAAAGAAAGCCAAAGAGGATAAGCAGTTCAAGTGGCTTCTTTACATTACGGTAGCTGTCTCCATGGTGGTTTCTGTAGCTGCTTTTATGTTCCTTCCGTATGTACTGGCCAGTCTGATCCGAGGGGCAGGTGCTTCGGAATTTCTGGTCACCGTAGTGGAAGCTTTTGTGAAACTGGCACTGTTTATGGGATATATGTTCCTGATCTCCAGAATGAAGGATATCCAGAGGACATTTATGTATCACGGTGCGGAACACAAATGTATCAACTGTGTGGAGCACGGTCTGCCTCTGACGGTAGAGAATGTGTTAAAGAGCTCCAGGCTTCATAAGCGTTGTGGAACAAGCTTTTTGTTTCTGGTCATGCTGGTAAGTATTGTGCTGCATTTTGTGTTTGTGGCGGTGCCGTTTTACTGGGTGAGACTGCTGGGAAGACTTCTCATGGTACCGGTAGTTGCGGGGATTTCCTTTGAGATCATCCAGTGGGCAGGAAGAACAGACAGTAAATTTGCGGACATTATGAGTAAACCAGGTCTTGCCATGCAGAAATTCACCACAAAGGAGCCTACTGCAGATATGGCAGAGGTAGCCATCAAAGCAGTTGAGGCTGTTTTTGATTGGAGAGCCTATCTGAAAGAGGAATTTGACCTGGACATCCCATATGAGACAGAGGAGACAGAAAATGCAGACTCTTGA
- the prfA gene encoding peptide chain release factor 1: MFDKLDDLLVRFEELLNELGEPGVTDDPAHFQKLMKEQSDLQPIVEAYKEYKKNKETIEDSLSMLESEKDEEMREMLKEELSDAKKRVEELEHELKILLLPKDPNDSKNVIVEIRGGAGGDEAALFAAEIYRMYVKYAESRRWKTEMLSLNENGIGGFKEVTFMIKGEGAYSRLKYESGVHRVQRVPETESGGRIHTSTCTVAIMPEAEEIDFHLDLNECKFDVFRASGNGGQCVNTTDSAVRLTHIPTGIVISCQDEKSQLKNKDKALRVLRSRLYEMELAKQHDAEAEARRSQIGTGDRSEKIRTYNFPQGRVTDHRIKLTLHRLENILNGDLDEIIDSLIAADQAVKLTKLNEQE; the protein is encoded by the coding sequence ATGTTTGATAAACTGGATGATCTGCTGGTACGTTTTGAAGAGCTTCTCAATGAGCTGGGAGAACCGGGAGTAACCGACGATCCGGCACATTTTCAGAAGTTGATGAAGGAACAGAGCGACCTGCAGCCAATCGTTGAAGCATATAAAGAATATAAGAAAAACAAGGAAACCATCGAGGACAGTCTTTCCATGCTGGAGAGCGAGAAGGACGAAGAGATGCGTGAGATGTTGAAGGAAGAGCTTTCCGATGCAAAAAAGAGAGTGGAGGAGCTGGAGCATGAGCTGAAGATCCTTCTTCTTCCGAAGGACCCTAACGACAGCAAGAACGTTATCGTTGAGATCCGTGGAGGTGCAGGCGGTGATGAGGCAGCACTTTTTGCAGCAGAGATTTATCGTATGTATGTGAAATACGCGGAGTCCCGCCGCTGGAAAACCGAGATGCTCAGCCTCAATGAGAACGGCATCGGCGGCTTCAAGGAGGTTACCTTCATGATCAAAGGTGAGGGTGCATATTCCAGACTGAAATACGAAAGCGGTGTTCACCGTGTACAGCGAGTACCGGAGACAGAGTCCGGCGGAAGGATCCATACCTCTACCTGTACGGTAGCGATCATGCCGGAGGCGGAAGAAATTGATTTCCATCTGGATCTCAATGAGTGTAAATTCGATGTGTTCCGTGCATCCGGAAACGGTGGTCAGTGTGTCAACACCACAGACTCCGCAGTACGTCTTACTCATATCCCTACAGGAATCGTGATTTCCTGCCAGGATGAGAAGTCTCAGCTTAAGAACAAGGATAAAGCACTTCGTGTGCTCCGTTCCCGTCTGTATGAGATGGAGCTTGCAAAACAGCATGACGCTGAGGCAGAGGCAAGGAGAAGTCAGATCGGTACAGGCGACCGCTCCGAGAAGATCCGTACCTATAACTTCCCTCAGGGACGTGTAACAGACCACAGGATCAAGCTTACCCTTCACCGTCTTGAGAATATCCTTAACGGAGATCTGGATGAGATCATTGACAGTCTGATCGCAGCAGACCAGGCAGTGAAGCTGACAAAGCTGAATGAACAGGAGTAA
- the prmC gene encoding peptide chain release factor N(5)-glutamine methyltransferase, translated as MQTLESLLKKGTTILKDNGLEEAGLDAWLLLEFKTGKNRAYYFAHGDEPVSDETAAEYLTLIGRRAGHIPVQQLTHQAFFMGYEFYVNENVLIPRQDTETLVEEALKHLGNVEKPEILDMCTGSGCILLSLLLERQDACGTGVDVSPEALEVAKKNAGILKVENRADFVESDLFSAPYFCEKGGKDSGKYDILISNPPYIATEEIETLMEEVRLHDPRKALDGMEDGLYFYRKITAEAGRYLKPGGWLLYEIGCTQGEAVSTMMKAAGFTGVQIVKDLPGLDRVVLGQKQEEIHV; from the coding sequence ATGCAGACTCTTGAGTCCCTTCTGAAAAAAGGTACAACAATACTGAAAGATAATGGATTGGAAGAAGCCGGGCTGGATGCCTGGCTCCTTCTGGAATTTAAGACCGGAAAGAATCGGGCATACTATTTTGCGCATGGAGACGAACCGGTGTCTGATGAGACCGCAGCAGAGTATCTTACGCTGATCGGCAGGAGGGCAGGACATATTCCTGTACAGCAGCTGACTCATCAGGCTTTTTTTATGGGATATGAGTTTTATGTAAACGAAAATGTGCTGATCCCGAGACAGGATACGGAGACTCTGGTGGAAGAGGCTTTGAAACACCTTGGAAATGTGGAAAAACCGGAGATCTTGGATATGTGTACCGGCTCCGGCTGCATCCTGCTCAGTCTTCTTCTGGAACGGCAGGATGCCTGTGGGACCGGTGTGGATGTTTCGCCGGAAGCACTGGAAGTGGCAAAAAAGAATGCCGGTATTCTAAAGGTGGAGAACCGGGCGGACTTTGTGGAAAGCGATCTGTTCTCGGCACCGTATTTTTGTGAAAAAGGTGGAAAAGATAGTGGGAAATATGATATCCTTATTTCAAACCCGCCTTATATCGCAACAGAAGAAATTGAAACACTGATGGAAGAAGTCCGCCTCCATGATCCGAGGAAGGCACTTGACGGAATGGAAGACGGGCTTTATTTTTACAGAAAGATCACCGCAGAAGCCGGAAGGTACCTGAAACCGGGCGGATGGCTTCTATATGAGATCGGCTGCACCCAGGGGGAGGCGGTCAGTACAATGATGAAAGCAGCCGGTTTTACCGGGGTTCAGATCGTAAAGGATCTGCCGGGCCTTGACCGTGTGGTGCTTGGACAGAAACAGGAGGAAATACATGTTTGA